Proteins found in one Pseudomonas sp. P8_241 genomic segment:
- a CDS encoding DUF3509 domain-containing protein has product MDNPFQLITDAFAPDYQINLSIQGLDGSIMLTLSNSGRIVAKRLISAEQRNDPQRLKRLVQSIQFGIAIEQGHSAMSILDAMTGGDTRTLPPHQVKDRPRPTLNL; this is encoded by the coding sequence ATGGACAACCCTTTTCAGCTCATTACCGATGCCTTTGCACCGGATTACCAGATCAACCTGAGCATTCAGGGTCTGGACGGCAGCATCATGCTGACCCTTTCCAACAGCGGTCGCATAGTAGCCAAACGGCTGATCAGCGCCGAACAACGCAATGACCCTCAACGTCTCAAACGCCTGGTGCAAAGCATTCAGTTCGGAATCGCCATTGAACAGGGCCACAGCGCCATGAGCATTCTTGATGCCATGACCGGCGGCGACACTCGCACCTTGCCGCCGCATCAGGTCAAAGACCGGCCTCGCCCGACCCTTAATCTTTAA
- a CDS encoding L-serine ammonia-lyase, translating to MAISVFDLFKVGIGPSSSHTVGPMRAAATFAQALVDQGFVAEVRRVEIRLYGSLSATGVGHATDRACVMGLMGEWPDSIDPATIDPRIHILRETGELLLAGKAIVAFNWQRDLLLLDESLPYHPNAMSLTAFGETGELFEQTYYSVGGGFIIEAAEAQSGIAPSSDVVLPYDFSSAAELLKLCNQHGLRVGELMMANERAWRSDAEIRKGLLHIWSVMRECVEQGLRHEGILPGGLNVPRRAAKLHRSLLEIGKPNVITSTLSAMEWVNLFALAVNEENAAGGRMVTAPTNGAAGIIPAVLHYYMKFNPDASDDDVVAFFLGAAAVGILCKKNASISGAEVGCQGEVGSACAMAAAGLAEVLGATPEQLENAAEIGLEHNLGLTCDPVGGLVQVPCIERNAIAAVKAINATQMALRGDGKHFISLDRVIRTMRDTGADMHDKYKETSRGGLAVNWVEC from the coding sequence ATGGCTATCAGTGTTTTCGATCTCTTCAAAGTCGGCATCGGCCCCTCCAGTTCGCATACCGTCGGTCCGATGCGTGCGGCTGCAACCTTCGCGCAAGCTTTAGTCGATCAGGGTTTTGTAGCCGAAGTGCGCCGAGTGGAAATCCGATTGTACGGCTCTTTATCGGCAACCGGCGTCGGCCATGCCACCGACCGCGCTTGCGTCATGGGCCTGATGGGCGAATGGCCGGACAGCATTGACCCCGCCACCATTGATCCACGTATTCACATCCTGCGCGAAACCGGCGAACTGCTTCTGGCCGGCAAAGCCATCGTTGCCTTTAACTGGCAACGCGATCTGCTGCTGCTCGACGAGAGCCTGCCCTACCACCCCAACGCGATGTCCCTGACAGCCTTCGGCGAAACCGGCGAGCTGTTCGAGCAAACGTATTACTCGGTAGGTGGTGGATTCATTATCGAAGCCGCAGAAGCCCAATCCGGTATCGCACCGTCGAGTGACGTGGTGCTGCCTTACGATTTCTCCAGTGCCGCCGAATTGCTCAAACTCTGCAATCAGCACGGACTGCGAGTGGGCGAATTGATGATGGCCAACGAACGGGCATGGCGCAGTGATGCAGAAATCCGCAAGGGGCTGCTGCACATCTGGTCGGTGATGCGCGAGTGCGTCGAGCAAGGGTTGCGTCATGAGGGCATCCTGCCTGGCGGTCTGAATGTCCCCCGTCGAGCAGCGAAATTGCACCGTAGCCTGTTGGAAATCGGCAAGCCGAATGTCATCACCTCCACCCTGTCAGCGATGGAATGGGTCAACCTGTTCGCCCTTGCCGTGAACGAAGAAAACGCCGCTGGTGGTCGCATGGTCACGGCACCGACCAACGGTGCGGCGGGGATCATTCCCGCGGTGCTGCACTACTACATGAAGTTCAATCCAGATGCCTCGGACGATGACGTCGTTGCCTTCTTTTTAGGTGCGGCAGCCGTCGGCATTCTCTGCAAGAAAAATGCGTCAATCTCCGGTGCCGAAGTCGGCTGCCAAGGCGAAGTCGGTTCTGCTTGCGCCATGGCTGCCGCCGGTCTCGCGGAGGTGCTCGGCGCTACGCCGGAGCAACTTGAAAATGCCGCCGAAATTGGACTGGAACACAATCTCGGCCTGACCTGCGATCCGGTTGGCGGACTCGTTCAGGTGCCGTGCATCGAGCGCAATGCGATAGCTGCGGTCAAAGCGATCAACGCCACGCAAATGGCCCTGCGCGGCGACGGCAAACACTTCATTTCCCTGGACCGGGTCATCCGCACCATGCGCGACACCGGCGCCGACATGCACGACAAGTACAAGGAAACTTCGCGAGGCGGGCTGGCGGTGAATTGGGTGGAATGCTGA
- a CDS encoding LysR substrate-binding domain-containing protein has product MSRQLHAQTYVWLNVFACAARHLSFTRCAEELHITPGAVSQQIRQLEERLGFRLFHRRARGVELSAEGQRLAITVNEAYGSIDAELRRLDAGMISGILRVRSIPSFLSKWLTPRLPRLQQQFPDIQLRLVAEDSSVPLHEGDFDLAIDLNDGSYPGLLSTALLDEQIFPVCAPSLLRGRPPLHGPADLIHFPLLHDITAWRGSYEYAEWEFYLNAIGFEGADVRRGHTFNRNHLTIEAAIAGMGVAIARRTLLNDELERGALIVPFGLAVPNHKRYMLLYAPGALSHPGVRAVHDWLVEEAGIFRSLHPLGERQM; this is encoded by the coding sequence ATGAGTCGTCAGTTACACGCCCAGACCTATGTCTGGCTGAACGTGTTTGCCTGTGCCGCGCGGCACTTGTCGTTCACCCGCTGCGCCGAAGAACTGCACATCACACCGGGGGCGGTCAGCCAGCAGATTCGCCAACTTGAAGAGCGTCTGGGGTTCCGTCTGTTTCACCGACGCGCCCGGGGTGTGGAGTTGAGTGCTGAAGGCCAGCGACTGGCCATTACGGTCAACGAGGCTTACGGCAGCATCGACGCCGAGTTACGGCGACTGGACGCGGGCATGATCAGCGGAATTCTGCGGGTGCGTTCGATCCCGTCCTTTCTGAGCAAATGGCTGACACCGCGTCTGCCGCGTCTGCAGCAGCAGTTCCCGGATATTCAATTGCGCCTGGTGGCCGAGGACAGCAGCGTGCCGCTGCATGAAGGGGACTTCGATCTGGCCATCGACCTCAACGACGGCAGTTACCCCGGGCTGTTATCCACAGCCTTGCTCGATGAGCAGATTTTTCCGGTTTGTGCGCCGAGCCTGCTGCGCGGGCGTCCACCCTTACATGGGCCGGCGGACCTGATTCATTTCCCGTTGTTGCACGACATCACCGCCTGGCGTGGCAGCTACGAATATGCGGAATGGGAGTTCTATCTCAATGCCATCGGGTTCGAAGGAGCCGATGTGCGCCGTGGCCATACCTTCAATCGCAATCACCTGACGATCGAAGCGGCGATTGCCGGGATGGGAGTGGCGATTGCTCGCCGAACCCTGCTTAACGACGAGCTGGAACGCGGGGCGTTGATCGTGCCGTTCGGCCTCGCGGTGCCCAATCACAAGCGCTACATGCTGCTGTATGCGCCGGGTGCGCTGAGCCATCCAGGCGTGCGTGCAGTGCATGACTGGCTGGTGGAAGAGGCGGGGATTTTCCGAAGCCTGCACCCACTGGGGGAGCGGCAAATGTGA
- a CDS encoding phosphate-starvation-inducible protein PsiE: protein MKINWAERLRQNVHELAESLGNLFVETFHYLALFAIGAVTAWAAVMEFLGMLEQGHIKIDDILLLFIYLELGAMVGIYFKTNHMPVRFLIYVAITALTRLLISNVSHHNPPDVGIIYLCGGILLLAFSILVVRYASSQFPSVKIENPHRKIGAGSSEHPEVEKGEL from the coding sequence GTGAAAATCAACTGGGCCGAAAGGCTGCGCCAGAACGTGCATGAACTGGCCGAGTCCCTGGGCAACCTGTTCGTCGAAACCTTTCACTACCTGGCGTTGTTCGCTATTGGAGCAGTCACCGCATGGGCGGCGGTGATGGAGTTCCTCGGGATGCTGGAGCAGGGGCACATCAAGATCGATGACATCTTGCTGCTGTTCATCTATCTGGAACTGGGGGCGATGGTCGGGATTTACTTCAAGACCAACCACATGCCCGTGCGCTTCCTGATCTACGTGGCGATCACCGCGCTGACGCGATTGCTGATTTCCAATGTCTCGCATCACAACCCACCGGACGTTGGCATCATCTACCTGTGCGGCGGGATTTTGCTCCTGGCGTTTTCGATACTGGTGGTGCGTTACGCGTCGTCGCAATTTCCGTCGGTGAAAATTGAAAACCCGCACCGCAAGATTGGCGCGGGTTCCAGTGAGCATCCCGAAGTGGAAAAAGGCGAGCTTTAA
- a CDS encoding Glu/Leu/Phe/Val dehydrogenase family protein, which translates to MFALMQSTRLESLHLSVDPVTGLKAVIAIHNSRLGPALGGCRYLAYPSDESAVEDAVRLAQGMSYKAALAGLAQGGGVAVIIRPVHVESRAALFEAFGRCINQLDGRYITAIDSGTSVADMDCIAQQTRHVTSTTSAGDPAPHAAMGVFAGIRSTAMARLGSDNLEGLRVAIQGLGNVGYALAEQLHAAGAELLVSDIDHGKVQLAMEQLGAHPIANDALLSTPCDILAPCGLGGVLNSNSVSQLRCSAVAGSANNQLTHLEVADQLERRGILYAPDYVINSGGLIYVSLKHRGEELPTITAHLSKISSRLTEVFAHAQAEKRSPARVADELAEKVLYR; encoded by the coding sequence ATGTTCGCTCTCATGCAAAGCACTCGCCTTGAATCGCTGCACCTGAGCGTCGATCCGGTGACCGGGTTGAAGGCGGTCATTGCCATTCATAACAGCCGACTCGGGCCTGCCCTGGGTGGCTGTCGTTACCTTGCCTATCCCAGCGACGAGTCTGCGGTCGAAGACGCCGTGCGGCTGGCGCAGGGTATGAGTTACAAAGCTGCGTTGGCGGGTCTGGCCCAAGGCGGCGGCGTCGCCGTGATCATACGTCCAGTCCATGTGGAAAGTCGTGCCGCGCTATTTGAAGCATTCGGGCGTTGTATCAATCAACTCGACGGTCGCTACATCACTGCCATCGACAGTGGCACGTCGGTTGCGGACATGGATTGCATCGCCCAACAGACCCGGCACGTCACCAGTACCACCTCGGCGGGAGACCCAGCGCCTCACGCGGCAATGGGGGTCTTTGCCGGTATTCGCAGCACGGCGATGGCTCGATTGGGTAGCGACAATCTGGAAGGTCTGCGCGTGGCGATTCAGGGATTGGGCAATGTCGGTTACGCACTCGCCGAACAGCTGCATGCCGCCGGTGCCGAACTGCTGGTCAGTGACATCGATCATGGCAAGGTTCAATTGGCCATGGAACAGCTCGGCGCGCACCCGATTGCCAACGACGCGTTGCTCAGCACGCCCTGCGACATCCTCGCGCCGTGCGGCCTGGGCGGGGTGCTCAACAGCAACAGCGTGTCGCAATTGCGCTGCTCGGCGGTGGCGGGTTCGGCGAACAATCAACTGACCCATCTGGAAGTCGCCGACCAACTGGAGCGACGCGGCATCCTGTATGCACCGGACTATGTGATCAATTCCGGCGGATTGATCTATGTGTCACTCAAACATCGTGGCGAAGAATTGCCGACCATTACGGCACATCTGTCGAAAATCAGCTCACGTCTGACCGAAGTGTTCGCCCATGCCCAGGCGGAAAAACGATCACCAGCCAGAGTGGCGGATGAGTTGGCGGAGAAGGTGTTGTATCGATAG